The Serpentinimonas maccroryi genome has a segment encoding these proteins:
- a CDS encoding glutamate synthase subunit beta, whose translation MGKITGFMEFERLEEGYQPVAERLKTHREFVIALDDAQAKRQAARCMDCGTPFCNNGCPVNNVIPDFNDLVYRADWQNASAVLHSTNNFPEFTGRICPAPCESACTLYINDDAVGIKSIEHAIIDRAWEQGWVQPQPAAHATGKKVAVVGSGPAGLAAAQQLARAGHAVTVYEKNERVGGLLRYGIPDFKLEKAHIERRVAQLQAEGVQFQTGVLVGAMPTEGAGAKVQNEAKRSIPATQLQADYDAVLLCGGSEQSRDLPVPGRELEGVHFAMEFLPQQNKVNAGDKLKKQIRADGKHVIVIGGGDTGSDCVGTSRRHGAASVTQFELLPMPPEQEDRNLTWPYWPIKLRTSSSHLEGCERAFAISTKAFTGSKGKLTGLTTVQIELQGGKLVEIPGTEQQHKADLVLLAMGFTHPLASVLEAFGVEKDARGNARAHTEASGGYATNVPKVFAAGDMRRGQSLVVWAIREGRQAARAVDEFLMGRSDLPR comes from the coding sequence ATGGGAAAAATCACCGGTTTCATGGAGTTCGAGCGCCTCGAGGAAGGCTACCAGCCGGTAGCCGAGCGCCTGAAAACCCACCGCGAGTTTGTCATCGCGCTCGACGACGCGCAGGCCAAGCGCCAAGCCGCGCGCTGCATGGACTGCGGCACGCCGTTTTGCAACAACGGCTGCCCGGTCAACAACGTCATCCCCGATTTCAACGATCTGGTCTATCGCGCCGACTGGCAAAACGCCAGCGCGGTGCTGCACAGCACCAACAACTTCCCCGAGTTCACCGGCCGCATCTGCCCAGCGCCGTGCGAGTCGGCCTGCACGCTCTACATCAACGACGACGCGGTGGGCATCAAGTCGATCGAGCACGCGATCATCGACCGCGCCTGGGAGCAGGGCTGGGTGCAGCCGCAGCCAGCGGCACACGCCACGGGCAAAAAGGTGGCCGTGGTGGGCTCGGGCCCGGCTGGCTTGGCGGCGGCGCAGCAGCTGGCGCGCGCGGGGCACGCGGTCACGGTCTATGAGAAAAACGAGCGCGTGGGCGGCCTGCTGCGCTACGGCATCCCCGATTTCAAGCTGGAAAAAGCGCACATCGAGCGCCGCGTGGCGCAGCTGCAGGCCGAAGGGGTGCAGTTCCAGACCGGGGTGCTGGTGGGGGCCATGCCCACCGAAGGCGCCGGGGCCAAGGTGCAAAACGAGGCCAAGCGCAGCATTCCCGCAACGCAGTTGCAGGCCGACTACGACGCCGTGCTGCTGTGCGGTGGCAGCGAGCAAAGCCGCGACCTGCCGGTGCCGGGGCGCGAGCTCGAGGGCGTGCATTTTGCGATGGAGTTTTTGCCGCAGCAAAACAAGGTCAACGCCGGCGACAAACTGAAAAAGCAGATCCGCGCCGACGGCAAGCACGTGATCGTGATCGGCGGGGGCGACACCGGCTCCGACTGCGTCGGCACCAGCCGCCGCCACGGCGCCGCCAGCGTGACCCAGTTTGAGCTGCTGCCCATGCCGCCCGAGCAAGAAGACCGCAACCTGACTTGGCCCTACTGGCCGATCAAGCTGCGCACCAGCTCCAGCCACCTAGAGGGCTGCGAGCGCGCCTTTGCCATTTCGACCAAGGCCTTTACCGGCAGCAAAGGCAAGCTCACCGGCCTGACCACGGTGCAAATCGAGCTGCAAGGTGGCAAGCTGGTCGAAATCCCCGGCACCGAGCAGCAGCACAAGGCCGATCTGGTGCTGCTGGCCATGGGCTTTACGCACCCGCTGGCCAGCGTGCTCGAGGCCTTTGGGGTGGAAAAAGACGCGCGCGGCAACGCCCGTGCCCACACCGAGGCCAGCGGCGGCTACGCCACCAACGTGCCCAAGGTGTTTGCCGCCGGCGACATGCGCCGCGGCCAGTCGCTGGTGGTGTGGGCGATTCGCGAGGGCCGGCAAGCGGCGCGGGCGGTGGACGAATTCCTGATGGGGCGCTCGGACTTGCCGCGCTGA
- a CDS encoding glutamate synthase-related protein produces MSFSLEIDQLRQYGLYDPAHEHDACGVGFVAHIKGQKSHTVVQQGLQILANLDHRGAVGADELMGDGAGILLQLPDALYRAELAAQGCSLPPPGEYGVGMVFLPKEHASRLACEQELERAIRAEGQVLLGWRDVPVNRAMPMSPTVRQTEPVIRQVFIGRGTDVIVQDALERKLYVIRKTASAHIQALGLKHGKEYYVPSMSSRTVVYKGLLLANQVGDYFLDLQDPRCSSALALVHQRFSTNTFPEWPLAHPYRYVAHNGEINTVKGNYNWMRAREGVMSSPVLGADLNKLYPISFAGQSDTATFDNCLELLTMAGYPLAQAVMMMIPEPWEQHGQMDARRRAFYEYHAAMLEPWDGPASIVFTDGRQIGATLDRNGLRPSRYCVTDDDFVIMGSESGVLPIPESRIVRKWRLQPGKMFLIDLEQGRLIDDEELKANLAYSKPYQQWIENLRVRLDDVTQPVAGAAEGGEVRLAESARAALDHSDATLLDCQQAFGMTQEDIKFLMAPMALNAEEGIGSMGNDSPLAVLSSKNKPLYHYFKQLFAQVTNPPIDPIREAIVMSLVSFIGPKPNLLDINQVNPPLRLEVSQPILSPADMAKLRGIERRTGGKFKSSTIDICYPVAWGKEGVEAKLASLCAEAVDAIKGGSNILILSDRAVSAQQLPIPALLALSAVHQHLVRTGLRTSAGLVVETGSAREVHHFALLAGYGAEAVHPWLAMQTLEAIHHELSGDLSADKAIYNYVKAIGKGLSKIMSKMGVSTYMSYCGAQLFEAIGLSSATVDKYFSGTPSRVEGIGVFEIAEEAIRTHRAAFGTDPLLAQMLDTGGEYAWRARGEEHMWTPDAIAKLQHATRANNFSSYKDYAQIINDQTRRHLTLRGLFEFRVDPARAIAIDDVEPAREIVKRFATGAMSLGSISTEAHATLAVAMNRIGGKSNTGEGGEDPARYRAELKGSAIGSGQTLASVIGADKVVAHLPLQPGDSLRSRIKQVASGRFGVTAEYLVSADQIQIKMAQGAKPGEGGQLPGTKVSDYIGFLRHSVPGVGLISPPPHHDIYSIEDLAQLIHDLKNVNPRADVSVKLVSEVGVGTIAAGVAKAKADHVVIAGHDGGTGASPWSSIKHAGSPWEIGLAETQQTLVLNRLRGRIRVQVDGQIKTGRDVVVGALLGADEFGFATAPLVVEGCIMMRKCHLNTCPVGVATQDPLLRAKFAGQPEHVVNYFFFVAEEVRQIMAQLGVRRFDDLVGRADLLDTRRGLEHWKVQGLDFSRLFYQPPLPAAVPRRHTSTQDHGLGQALDVRLIEKSRPAIERGERVQFIESARNVNRTVGAMLSGAVTRVHPEGLPDDSIRIQLEGTGGQSFGAFLCRGITLYLIGDANDYTGKGLSGGRIVVRPSIEFRGDAGRNIIVGNTVLYGATSGEAFLRGVAGERFAVRLSGATAVVEGTGDHGCEYMTGGTVVVLGATGRNFAAGMSGGVAYVLDEDGQFAQRCNTAMVRLEKVLPAAEQEAAGQRGIWHRGQTDEAQLRALIEAHLRWTGSAKARQILDHWADSRSRFVKVMPTEYQRALGELHARAQAAASAVPAALAPAATA; encoded by the coding sequence GTGTCGTTTAGCCTTGAAATCGACCAGTTGCGCCAGTACGGCCTGTACGACCCGGCGCACGAGCACGACGCCTGTGGCGTGGGCTTCGTGGCCCACATCAAGGGGCAAAAAAGCCACACCGTGGTGCAGCAGGGCTTGCAGATCCTGGCCAACCTCGACCACCGCGGTGCCGTGGGCGCCGACGAGCTCATGGGCGACGGCGCCGGCATTTTGCTGCAACTGCCCGACGCCCTGTACCGCGCCGAGCTGGCCGCGCAGGGCTGCAGCCTGCCGCCGCCGGGTGAGTACGGTGTGGGCATGGTGTTTTTGCCCAAAGAACACGCCAGCCGCTTGGCGTGTGAGCAAGAGCTGGAGCGCGCCATCCGCGCCGAAGGCCAGGTGCTGCTGGGCTGGCGCGACGTGCCGGTGAACCGCGCCATGCCGATGTCGCCCACGGTGCGCCAGACCGAGCCCGTGATCCGCCAGGTGTTCATCGGCCGCGGCACCGACGTGATCGTGCAAGACGCGCTCGAGCGCAAGCTCTACGTGATCCGCAAAACCGCCAGCGCGCACATCCAGGCGCTGGGCCTCAAGCACGGCAAAGAGTATTACGTGCCCAGCATGAGCAGCCGCACCGTGGTCTATAAAGGCCTGCTGCTGGCCAACCAGGTGGGCGATTACTTCCTCGACCTGCAAGACCCGCGCTGCAGCTCGGCGCTGGCGCTGGTGCACCAGCGCTTTTCGACCAACACCTTCCCCGAGTGGCCGCTGGCGCACCCCTACCGCTACGTGGCGCACAACGGCGAGATCAACACCGTCAAGGGCAACTACAACTGGATGCGCGCGCGCGAGGGCGTGATGAGCTCGCCGGTGCTGGGCGCCGACCTGAACAAGCTGTATCCGATCAGCTTTGCCGGCCAGTCCGACACCGCCACCTTCGACAACTGCCTCGAGCTGCTGACCATGGCCGGCTACCCGCTGGCGCAGGCGGTGATGATGATGATCCCTGAGCCTTGGGAGCAGCACGGCCAGATGGACGCGCGCCGGCGCGCCTTTTACGAGTACCACGCCGCCATGCTCGAGCCCTGGGACGGCCCGGCCTCGATCGTCTTTACCGACGGGCGCCAGATCGGCGCCACGCTGGACCGCAACGGGCTGCGGCCCTCGCGCTACTGCGTTACCGACGACGACTTTGTGATCATGGGCTCGGAGTCGGGCGTGCTGCCCATCCCCGAGAGCCGCATCGTGCGCAAATGGCGCTTGCAGCCGGGCAAGATGTTCCTGATCGACCTCGAGCAGGGGCGCCTGATCGACGACGAAGAGCTCAAAGCCAACTTGGCCTACAGCAAGCCCTACCAGCAGTGGATCGAAAACCTGCGCGTGCGCCTCGACGACGTGACGCAACCGGTGGCCGGTGCCGCCGAGGGTGGCGAGGTGCGCCTTGCAGAGTCGGCCCGGGCCGCGCTCGACCACAGCGACGCCACCCTGCTCGACTGCCAGCAGGCCTTTGGCATGACGCAAGAGGACATCAAGTTCCTCATGGCGCCGATGGCGCTCAACGCCGAAGAGGGCATCGGCTCCATGGGCAACGACAGCCCGCTGGCGGTGCTCTCAAGCAAGAACAAGCCGCTCTACCACTACTTCAAGCAGCTGTTTGCGCAAGTCACGAACCCGCCGATCGACCCGATCCGCGAAGCGATCGTGATGTCGCTGGTGAGCTTCATCGGCCCCAAGCCCAACCTGCTCGACATCAACCAGGTGAACCCGCCGCTGCGGCTCGAAGTCAGCCAGCCGATTTTGAGCCCGGCCGACATGGCCAAGCTGCGCGGCATCGAGCGCCGCACCGGCGGCAAGTTCAAGAGCAGCACGATCGACATCTGCTACCCCGTGGCTTGGGGCAAGGAGGGGGTGGAGGCCAAACTGGCTTCGCTGTGCGCCGAGGCGGTGGACGCGATCAAGGGCGGCAGCAACATCCTGATTTTGAGCGACCGCGCCGTGAGCGCGCAGCAGCTGCCCATTCCGGCGCTGCTGGCGTTGTCGGCGGTGCACCAGCACTTGGTGCGCACGGGGCTGCGCACCAGCGCCGGGCTGGTGGTGGAAACCGGCTCCGCGCGCGAGGTGCACCACTTTGCGCTGCTGGCCGGCTACGGCGCCGAGGCCGTGCACCCGTGGCTGGCGATGCAAACGCTGGAGGCGATCCACCACGAGCTCAGCGGCGATCTGTCGGCCGACAAAGCCATTTACAACTACGTGAAAGCGATCGGCAAGGGCCTGTCGAAGATCATGTCCAAAATGGGCGTGAGCACCTACATGAGCTACTGCGGCGCGCAGCTGTTCGAGGCCATCGGCCTGAGCAGCGCCACGGTGGACAAGTACTTCAGCGGCACACCCAGCCGGGTCGAGGGCATCGGGGTGTTCGAGATCGCCGAAGAGGCCATCCGCACCCACCGCGCCGCCTTTGGAACCGACCCGCTGCTGGCGCAGATGCTCGATACCGGCGGCGAATACGCTTGGCGCGCGCGCGGCGAAGAGCACATGTGGACGCCCGACGCCATCGCCAAGCTGCAACACGCCACCCGCGCCAACAACTTTTCCAGCTACAAAGACTACGCCCAGATCATCAACGACCAGACCCGGCGCCACCTGACGCTGCGCGGGCTGTTTGAGTTCCGCGTCGATCCGGCGCGCGCCATCGCCATCGACGACGTGGAGCCGGCGCGCGAGATCGTCAAGCGCTTTGCCACCGGCGCCATGTCGCTGGGCTCGATCAGCACCGAGGCCCACGCCACGCTGGCGGTGGCCATGAACCGCATCGGCGGCAAGAGCAACACCGGCGAGGGCGGCGAAGACCCGGCGCGTTACCGCGCCGAGCTCAAGGGCAGCGCCATCGGCAGCGGCCAGACGCTGGCTTCGGTCATCGGTGCCGACAAGGTGGTGGCGCACCTGCCGCTGCAACCGGGCGACAGCCTGCGCTCGCGCATCAAGCAGGTGGCCTCGGGGCGCTTTGGCGTCACGGCCGAATACCTGGTGAGCGCCGACCAAATCCAGATCAAGATGGCCCAAGGCGCCAAGCCGGGCGAGGGCGGGCAGTTGCCGGGCACCAAGGTCTCGGACTACATCGGCTTTTTGCGCCACTCGGTGCCGGGCGTGGGGCTGATCAGCCCGCCGCCGCACCACGACATCTACTCCATCGAAGACCTGGCGCAGCTCATCCACGACCTGAAAAACGTCAACCCGCGCGCCGACGTCTCGGTCAAGCTGGTGTCGGAAGTGGGCGTGGGCACCATCGCCGCCGGGGTGGCCAAGGCCAAGGCCGACCACGTGGTGATCGCTGGCCACGACGGCGGCACCGGGGCCTCGCCTTGGTCGTCGATCAAGCACGCCGGCAGCCCGTGGGAGATCGGGCTGGCCGAAACCCAGCAGACCCTGGTGCTCAACCGCTTGCGCGGGCGCATCCGGGTGCAGGTCGATGGCCAAATCAAGACCGGGCGCGACGTGGTGGTGGGCGCCTTGCTGGGGGCCGATGAGTTTGGCTTTGCCACCGCGCCGCTGGTGGTCGAGGGCTGCATCATGATGCGCAAATGCCACCTCAACACCTGCCCGGTGGGCGTGGCGACCCAAGACCCGCTGCTGCGCGCCAAGTTTGCCGGCCAGCCCGAGCACGTGGTGAACTACTTCTTCTTCGTGGCCGAGGAGGTGCGTCAGATCATGGCCCAGCTGGGCGTGCGCCGCTTCGACGATCTGGTGGGCCGTGCCGATCTGCTCGACACCCGGCGCGGGCTCGAGCACTGGAAGGTGCAGGGGCTGGATTTTTCGCGCCTGTTTTACCAGCCGCCGCTGCCCGCTGCGGTGCCGCGCCGGCACACCAGCACCCAAGACCACGGCTTGGGGCAGGCGCTGGATGTGCGCCTGATCGAAAAATCGCGCCCAGCGATCGAGCGCGGCGAGCGCGTGCAGTTCATCGAATCGGCGCGCAACGTCAACCGCACCGTGGGCGCCATGCTCTCGGGCGCGGTCACGCGCGTGCACCCCGAGGGCCTGCCCGACGACAGCATCCGCATCCAGCTCGAGGGCACGGGCGGGCAGTCGTTTGGCGCCTTTTTGTGCCGTGGCATCACGCTGTATCTGATCGGTGACGCCAACGACTACACCGGCAAGGGCCTATCGGGCGGGCGCATCGTGGTGCGCCCGAGCATCGAGTTTCGTGGCGACGCCGGGCGCAACATCATCGTCGGCAACACCGTGCTCTACGGCGCCACCAGCGGCGAGGCCTTTTTGCGCGGCGTGGCCGGCGAGCGCTTTGCGGTGCGGCTCTCGGGCGCCACGGCGGTGGTCGAGGGCACCGGCGACCACGGCTGCGAATACATGACCGGCGGCACCGTGGTGGTGCTGGGCGCAACCGGGCGCAACTTTGCCGCCGGCATGAGCGGCGGCGTGGCCTATGTGCTCGACGAAGACGGCCAGTTTGCCCAGCGCTGCAACACCGCCATGGTGCGGCTCGAAAAAGTGCTGCCAGCGGCCGAGCAAGAGGCCGCGGGCCAGCGCGGCATCTGGCACCGCGGCCAGACCGACGAGGCGCAACTGCGCGCCCTGATCGAAGCGCACCTGCGCTGGACCGGTTCGGCCAAGGCGCGCCAGATTCTGGACCACTGGGCCGACAGCCGCAGCCGCTTCGTCAAGGTCATGCCGACCGAGTACCAGCGCGCTTTGGGCGAGCTGCACGCGCGCGCTCAGGCTGCTGCCAGCGCCGTCCCAGCCGCCTTGGCCCCAGCAGCCACGGCCTGA
- a CDS encoding type II toxin-antitoxin system RelE/ParE family toxin, with the protein MPAKPRLEWRPQASADLLQIVATIANDNPDAAQALKDEIEAKVGKLPDHPKLYKPSVRVKGLRELVVRSNYIVFYRESLERVEVVNVIHARRQLPPKGGRA; encoded by the coding sequence ATGCCAGCAAAGCCACGGCTTGAATGGCGCCCGCAGGCCAGCGCCGATCTGCTGCAGATCGTGGCCACCATTGCCAACGACAACCCCGATGCCGCCCAAGCGCTGAAAGACGAGATCGAGGCCAAGGTCGGGAAGCTGCCCGATCACCCCAAGCTCTACAAGCCCTCGGTTCGCGTCAAGGGTCTGCGCGAGCTGGTCGTGCGCAGCAATTACATCGTGTTCTACCGCGAGTCGCTCGAACGGGTAGAGGTTGTGAACGTGATCCATGCCCGCAGGCAGTTGCCGCCGAAGGGTGGCAGGGCTTGA
- a CDS encoding deoxyguanosinetriphosphate triphosphohydrolase, whose amino-acid sequence MPELQPYACHPERSRGRRYPQAPAPTRNDFQRDRDRVIHSSAFRRLVYKTQVFLNHEGDLFRTRLTHSLEVAQLGRSIARALGLHEDLVEALALAHDLGHTPFGHAGQDALNACLHQLPPEPDAPEDQPTPHEPVGGFEHNLQSLRVVDTLEQRYPDFDGLNLCFETREGILKHCSRANAERLQQLEPGGVGARFLLGHAPSLEAQLANLADEIAYNAHDIDDGVRSGLLTLEQLGEVELFERHLRAVRQQYPALNAKRLLYETIRRMLTEQVYDVIDASRAAIAEAGVQSVDEVRLCPPLLRFSAPMRAQTGALKRFLMAQLYRHPQVLAQTERARLVVTELYLIYHQDPRQLPAQAPGALPISLRRRVADHIAGMTDRYAMREHLRLTGQSLFD is encoded by the coding sequence GTGCCTGAGCTCCAGCCCTACGCCTGCCACCCCGAGCGCAGCCGCGGCCGGCGCTACCCGCAGGCGCCGGCGCCCACGCGCAACGACTTCCAACGTGACCGCGACCGTGTCATCCACAGCAGCGCCTTCAGGCGCTTGGTCTATAAAACTCAGGTGTTTCTGAACCACGAGGGCGATCTGTTTCGCACCCGGCTGACGCACTCGCTCGAGGTGGCGCAGTTGGGGCGCAGCATCGCCCGCGCGCTGGGGCTGCACGAAGACTTGGTGGAGGCGCTGGCGCTGGCCCACGACCTGGGCCACACCCCCTTTGGCCACGCCGGCCAAGACGCGCTCAACGCCTGCCTGCACCAGCTGCCGCCCGAGCCCGACGCGCCCGAAGACCAGCCCACGCCGCACGAACCGGTGGGCGGCTTCGAGCACAACCTGCAAAGCCTGCGCGTGGTCGATACCCTCGAGCAGCGCTACCCGGATTTCGACGGCCTGAACCTGTGCTTCGAGACCCGCGAAGGCATACTCAAGCACTGCTCGCGCGCCAACGCCGAGCGCTTGCAGCAGCTCGAGCCCGGTGGCGTGGGGGCGCGCTTTTTGCTCGGGCACGCGCCCTCGCTCGAGGCGCAACTGGCCAATCTGGCCGACGAGATCGCCTACAACGCGCACGACATCGACGACGGCGTGCGCTCGGGCTTGCTCACGCTCGAGCAGTTGGGTGAGGTTGAGCTGTTTGAGCGCCATCTGCGTGCCGTGCGGCAACAGTACCCGGCGCTCAACGCCAAGCGCTTGCTTTATGAAACGATCCGGCGCATGCTGACCGAGCAGGTTTATGACGTGATCGACGCCAGCCGCGCCGCCATTGCCGAAGCCGGCGTGCAGTCGGTGGACGAGGTGCGGCTGTGCCCGCCCTTGCTGCGCTTCTCGGCCCCCATGCGCGCCCAGACCGGCGCGCTCAAGCGCTTTTTGATGGCGCAGCTCTACCGCCACCCGCAGGTGCTGGCGCAGACCGAGCGCGCGCGCCTAGTGGTGACCGAGCTCTACCTGATCTACCACCAAGACCCGCGGCAGCTGCCGGCCCAGGCGCCCGGCGCCCTGCCCATCAGCCTGCGCCGGCGCGTGGCCGACCACATCGCCGGCATGACCGACCGCTACGCCATGCGCGAGCACCTGCGCCTGACCGGGCAGAGTCTGTTCGATTAA
- the aroB gene encoding 3-dehydroquinate synthase produces MSLQIELGERSYPILIGSGLLDDAASWDGLPAAAQALIVTNTTVGPLYAARLQQSLVGRFGRMHLVQLPDGEQYKNWDSLNHVFDTLLQQACDRKTLLFALGGGVVGDLTGFAAACYMRGVPFVQVPTTLLAQVDSSVGGKTAINHPLGKNMIGAFYQPLRVVCDLYTLRTLPAREISAGLAEVIKYGPIYDLDFLTWIDSHLEALRQLDPAALAYAVRRSCEIKAAVVGQDERETGLRAILNFGHTFGHAIEAGLGYGQWLHGEAVGCGMVLAARLSQRLGLLSADRVQHLADLIARAGLPVRAPRLEPDPAANAARYLELMRVDKKADAGQIRFVLVDDAGAAHLRPVDDALVVEVLEAGCA; encoded by the coding sequence ATGTCCCTACAAATTGAACTCGGCGAGCGCAGCTACCCCATCCTCATCGGCAGCGGCTTGCTCGACGACGCCGCCTCGTGGGACGGCCTGCCTGCGGCCGCACAGGCGCTGATCGTCACCAACACCACCGTGGGGCCGCTCTATGCCGCCAGACTGCAGCAGAGCTTGGTGGGGCGCTTTGGCCGCATGCATCTGGTGCAGCTGCCAGACGGCGAGCAATACAAAAACTGGGACTCCCTCAACCACGTATTCGATACCTTGCTGCAACAGGCCTGCGACCGCAAGACGCTGCTCTTTGCCCTGGGCGGCGGGGTGGTGGGCGACCTGACCGGTTTTGCGGCCGCTTGTTATATGCGCGGCGTGCCCTTTGTGCAGGTGCCCACCACGCTGTTGGCGCAGGTGGATTCGTCGGTGGGCGGCAAAACGGCCATCAACCACCCGCTGGGCAAAAACATGATCGGCGCTTTTTACCAGCCGCTGCGCGTGGTCTGCGACCTGTACACCTTGCGCACCCTGCCGGCGCGCGAGATCAGCGCCGGGCTGGCCGAGGTGATCAAGTACGGCCCGATCTACGACCTCGATTTTTTGACCTGGATCGATAGCCACCTCGAAGCCCTGCGCCAGCTCGACCCCGCTGCCCTGGCCTACGCGGTGCGGCGCAGCTGCGAGATCAAGGCCGCTGTGGTAGGACAAGACGAGCGCGAAACCGGTTTGCGCGCCATCCTCAACTTTGGCCACACCTTTGGCCATGCCATCGAGGCCGGGCTGGGCTACGGCCAGTGGCTGCACGGCGAGGCGGTGGGTTGCGGCATGGTGCTGGCGGCGCGGCTCTCACAGCGCTTGGGGCTGCTGTCGGCTGATCGGGTGCAGCATCTGGCCGATTTGATCGCGCGCGCCGGCCTGCCGGTGCGGGCGCCCCGGTTGGAGCCCGACCCCGCCGCCAACGCCGCGCGCTACCTCGAGCTGATGCGGGTGGACAAAAAGGCCGACGCCGGCCAGATCCGCTTCGTGCTGGTCGACGACGCTGGCGCGGCCCATCTGCGGCCGGTGGACGACGCTCTGGTGGTCGAGGTGCTCGAGGCCGGCTGTGCCTGA
- a CDS encoding shikimate kinase, which translates to MIILIGLPGSGKSTVGRLLARRLQLPFVDSDLAIEQRLGCSIREFFEREGEARFRDVEQAVLDELTQGPACVLSTGGGAVLRPANRQCLRERGQVFYLRSAPEEVFRRVQHDRSRPLLQVADPLQKLRELHAQRDPLYRETAHCVVETGRPSVASLVNWIAAKLELQPAPLNPAHASDASH; encoded by the coding sequence TTGATCATCCTCATCGGTTTGCCTGGATCGGGTAAATCCACGGTTGGGCGCTTGCTGGCGCGGCGTTTGCAGTTGCCCTTCGTGGATTCGGACCTCGCCATCGAGCAGCGCTTGGGTTGCAGCATCCGCGAGTTTTTCGAGCGCGAGGGCGAGGCGCGCTTTCGCGACGTGGAGCAGGCGGTGCTTGACGAGCTCACCCAAGGGCCGGCGTGCGTGCTCTCGACCGGCGGCGGCGCCGTGCTGCGCCCGGCCAACCGCCAGTGCCTGCGCGAGCGTGGGCAGGTGTTTTATTTGCGATCGGCGCCCGAGGAGGTTTTTAGGCGCGTGCAGCACGACCGCAGCCGGCCGCTGTTGCAGGTGGCCGACCCGCTGCAAAAGCTGCGCGAACTGCACGCCCAGCGCGACCCGCTGTACCGCGAGACGGCGCATTGTGTGGTCGAGACTGGTCGGCCCTCGGTGGCCTCGCTGGTCAATTGGATCGCGGCCAAGCTGGAGTTGCAACCCGCACCCCTCAACCCTGCACATGCATCAGACGCTTCGCATTGA